In Drosophila mauritiana strain mau12 unplaced genomic scaffold, ASM438214v1 U_130, whole genome shotgun sequence, the genomic window taatttaataattaccATCAACAGCTGCCAGCAGGCAGAAAAGCAGCATCAAAATTCCGGCGACTTGGAGGGCTTTCATGTTTTTCCTTGGGGATTTCGAATAATTCTGACTGCCAAAGTGCGAGTGCTCTGCTTTTTATATGGCATTTGTACATAGTGCATATAGTATATgctatattatatatataattgtttataattattttgcGGGATTTTACagattttaaaaaaatatatggaaaGAAGTGCCTTTTAATTAGttgtgaattttttgttattttttaaacaacaaattttaaaGCTTTGTTGATTTTATTGCTATTATTAACTATTATGACATTAATGTAGTTAATCAAatcataatataatataatttctataaaatattatattatataatatttatttgaattaaatagTGTATCGCCTTAAATTATTTTCAGTTATCTGTTTCTCAATTCACATCTctaaaataacaaatattaagctgaatttaaattttttaatgacAAGGGATTGTTTCATTGTATGTTTTTCTAGAAATGTCTAATACATTTTGCAACTAGAATACATTTAAGTGTTTTGCTGATTATCATTTGTTATCTAtagaaatcaataaaatttccccattaaaaataatatgttGCTTTGTTTGGAATGTTTTTAATATGGGCACTTGGTTCTAGGAATTTCTATTACATTTTCGACTTAAAAATATGCGTGGCTGTGTGAACTTCAACTGGCATCCTTCCTTCTCCGCTGCCCCTAGGCCCTCACATTGCAGACGCGGCAATCGCCGTTGATGATGACATTGCCAGGATTCAGTGGGGTGGCTGTGTtggaaatataattaaaatcataATTAAATAACTTATTTAGTTTGAGAATAGTTGGCATTACTCACCGTTGGCCAGAGCCAGCAGACCCAGAACGAAGGCGAGTGATAGGAATTtcatgttgttgttttttgtggtTGAATGCTGAGCTTGACTCCAGAGAATTTGCAGTTGACAACTGATGCTGAGTGTTGAGAACTACACGCTTTATATAGTCATAGAGCAAAAAGGCGCACCGATCTGTCTTATCAACCCTGGCAGCGACGCCGGGAAAAGTCTGGCCGAGATTGGGATTCTCCCAAGCTCATGCCAAAGCCAACACCTCCATCGAGAAATCCCCGAGAGCAGCGGTGCAACGTTCTCAATGAAATTGAGCGTAAACAAGTGCAGACTGATAGCCCCGAGCTGCGCGATTGGGAAAGGGAAATCCGAGCTGGTCCCGAACGCGATTCTATTCACGTGCGAGGTGGTGGCCAGATTGCAAACCTGATTCCATTTGACTTGGCGCCCCATGCGATTCGTTTTTCCCAGTATTGCGAACCCGTTTTAATGCGTTCAATTCCGCCGAATCAATAAAATGTCATATTAGCACCCAGTTTATTAGCCAGTTTTGTGCGAAAAGGGTTAGCTAAGGTACTTGGAAAGAGTATGGTTCTGGATTACCGGGGTCATAGTTTTTCAATtcagaaaatacaaaaaaaactaaataaaattcAGGCATAGAGCAGATCTTTATTTAAGTATTTTGAAacacaattatttttataattaaatgcttACTATTTTTGAATACTATACGCCttcttttttaaaataagattgacataattgattgattgattgataaTGGTTCTTAATTGAACtatattttttaa contains:
- the LOC117149087 gene encoding immune-induced peptide 3, encoding MKFLSLAFVLGLLALANATPLNPGNVIINGDCRVCNVRA